One window of Thiomicrorhabdus lithotrophica genomic DNA carries:
- a CDS encoding HlyD family secretion protein, whose product MNASNIKTLVKVLLLLAVVAIAWYVWNQLENNNKTPGLVNGNGRIEAVEIDIATKLGGRVDQILVNEGQFVQKDQVLASMQTDVLNAQLAEAKAQHNRAVNGVLSAEAYVAVRNSDVAAAKAVVIQRESELDAAKRRLARSEVLAREKASSAQELDDNRAQVRSASAAVVAAKAQVAAAKAAVSAAQAQVVGAQSEIKAVEATIARIQADIDDSLLKSPRAGRVQYRIAQPGEVTSPGGKLLSLVDLSDVYMTFFIPEEIAGRVALGAEVRIVLDAAPNYVVPAKISFVDSTAQFTPKTVETEKERQKLMFRVKAKIDPELLEKHLDKVKTGLPGLAWIKVDSQVEWPQSLRINVPN is encoded by the coding sequence ATGAATGCTTCAAATATAAAAACATTGGTAAAAGTTTTACTACTCTTGGCTGTTGTTGCCATAGCTTGGTACGTTTGGAATCAACTGGAAAACAATAATAAGACACCAGGCCTGGTGAATGGCAACGGTCGTATTGAAGCGGTAGAAATTGATATTGCAACCAAGTTAGGTGGTCGAGTTGACCAGATTTTGGTTAATGAAGGGCAGTTTGTACAAAAGGATCAAGTTTTAGCTTCAATGCAAACGGATGTACTCAATGCGCAGCTAGCAGAAGCGAAGGCTCAACATAATCGAGCGGTGAATGGAGTGCTAAGTGCTGAGGCTTATGTTGCAGTTCGTAACAGTGATGTCGCGGCTGCAAAAGCCGTTGTGATACAAAGAGAATCAGAATTAGATGCCGCTAAAAGACGTTTAGCCCGTTCCGAAGTGTTAGCTCGAGAGAAAGCCTCTTCCGCTCAAGAGTTAGACGACAACCGTGCGCAAGTCAGAAGTGCCTCAGCAGCTGTCGTTGCAGCTAAGGCTCAAGTTGCTGCAGCCAAGGCTGCCGTATCGGCAGCGCAAGCTCAAGTAGTGGGTGCACAATCAGAAATCAAAGCGGTAGAAGCAACCATCGCCCGTATTCAAGCTGATATCGATGACAGTTTGCTTAAGTCTCCTAGAGCAGGACGAGTACAGTACAGGATAGCCCAACCTGGCGAAGTGACTTCTCCAGGTGGAAAACTATTAAGCTTGGTCGATTTAAGTGATGTTTATATGACTTTCTTTATTCCTGAGGAAATTGCAGGGCGTGTTGCTCTTGGTGCGGAGGTACGAATTGTATTGGATGCTGCGCCTAATTATGTCGTCCCGGCAAAAATCTCTTTTGTAGACAGTACAGCGCAATTCACACCCAAAACGGTTGAAACAGAAAAAGAACGTCAAAAGTTAATGTTTCGTGTAAAAGCGAAAATAGATCCGGAACTACTCGAAAAGCATTTAGACAAAGTCAAAACAGGCTTGCCTGGATTGGCGTGGATAAAAGTAGACTCTCAGGTTGAGTGGCCACAAAGCTTGCGTATTAATGTACCGAATTAG